A section of the Aricia agestis chromosome 4, ilAriAges1.1, whole genome shotgun sequence genome encodes:
- the LOC121726056 gene encoding myrosinase 1-like: MLTLKFLVLTLGFVLNCHAQKEPRKFPEHLLFGTATASYQIEGAWNEDGKSENIWDRIAHQVPCPIKNCDTGDDANQSYRLYKRDVEMARELGLDFYRFSLSWSRILPTSFPDVINQAGVDYYNNLIDELRKYNIEPMVTIYHWDLPQKLQDLGGWSNPHIVDWFSDYSRIVFKLFGDRVKYWITMNEPREVCVQGYSDGSLAPLLNITGYAEYLCTKNLLVAHAKTYHIYNDEFRSTQGGTIGITLSAKWYEPENDDHMEASEDHYQFEVGQYAYPIFSKTGDFPPSMKKRIAENSEKQGFFRSRLPEFTADEIELVRGSSDFLGINHYTTLIAYRNESVDGVYDSPSYRHDMGVIGYALSDWPKGASSWLNVVPWGFYKLLTKIKDDFDNPPVIIAENGFSSQGGLNDDDRIDYYRSYLDAMLDAMEEGCDVRAYTAWSLMDNFEWLEGYSERFGLYEVDFKSPEKTRTPRKSAYIYKEMLRTRTLDFSYEPDMTKPMTIDDGL, translated from the exons ATGTTAACTTTAAAGTT TCTAGTTTTAACACTAGGCTTCGTTCTGAACTGCCATGCTCAGAAGGAACCTCGTAAATTCCCGGAACACTTATTATTCGGGACTGCCACAGCATCCTACCAGATAGAAGGGGCATGGAATGAAGATG GTAAATCTGAAAACATTTGGGATCGTATAGCTCACCAAGTGCCGTGCCCCATTAAAAACTGCGACACCGGAGACGATGCTAATCAATCATATCGATTGTACAAGAGGGACGTGGAGATGGCAAGGGAGCTTGGGCTAGACTTTTACCGTTTCTCCTTATCCTGGTCCAGGATTCTTCCGACCAGCTTCCCCGATGTGATAAATCAAGCGGGAGTAGACTACTACAACAACTTAATTGACGAATTGAGGAAGTACAACATCGAACCCATGGTGACTATTTACCACTGGGATTTACCTCAAAAGCTTCAAGATTTGGGTGGCTGGTCGAATCCGCATATAGTAGATTGGTTCAGTGATTATTCCCGAATCGTTTTTAAACTGTTCGGCGATCGGGTAAAATATTGGATCACTATGAATGAGCCTCGAGAGGTTTGCGTCCAAGGATATTCTGATGGTAGCTTGGCACCTCTGTTGAACATCACTGGCTACGCTGAATACTTGTGTACTAAGAACTTACTAGTTGCACATGCTAAAACCTATCATATATATAACGATGAGTTCAGATCGACTCAGGGTGGTACTATTGGCATTACATTAAGCGCGAAATGGTACGAACCAGAAAATGATGACCACATGGAGGCTAGCGAAGATCATTATCAATTCGAA gTGGGACAATACGCGTATCCAATCTTCTCCAAGACTGGCGATTTTCCGCCGTCGATGAAAAAAAGGATTGCAGAAAATAGTGAAAAACAGGGTTTCTTCAGGTCAAGGCTTCCAGAATTTACCGCCGATGAGATAGAATTAGTGAGGGGAAGCTCCGACTTCCTCGGAATTAATCACTATACTACTCTTATTGCATACAGAAACGAATCCGTAGATGGCGTATACGATTCACCCTCATATAGACATGACATGGGTGTTATAGGATATGCCCTAAGTGACTGGCCGAAAGGAGCGTCTTCTTGGTTAAAT GTGGTTCCGTGGGGTTTCTATAAACTCTTGACTAAAATTAAGGACGACTTCGACAATCCTCCAGTGATCATTGCTGAGAACGGTTTCTCGTCTCAGGGTGGCTTAAACGACGACGACCGTATTGACTACTATAGAAGCTATCTCGACGCCATGCTGGACGCGATGGAAGAAGGTTGTGACGTCAGAGCGTACACGGCCTGGAGCCTAATGGACAACTTCGAATGGCTGGAAGGATACTC agaGCGTTTCGGGCTATACGAGGTGGATTTCAAGAGTCCGGAGAAGACGCGCACGCCGCGCAAGTCCGCCTACATCTACAAGGAGATGTTGCGCACGCGCACCCTCGACTTCAGTTACGAGCCCGATATGACCAAGCCCATGACGATAGATGATGGATTATAA